Below is a window of Xiphophorus couchianus chromosome 1, X_couchianus-1.0, whole genome shotgun sequence DNA.
CTTTCTCCACTTACCCCTTTGGAAACAGACTGACAGAGAAGCTGCATCCATTCGGCCATGTCCTGCTCATTGTTGGCACTGAGTACCAGTGGGGGGCGCTCTGTCAAGATGACCTGGAAGGCGTGGGGACGCTCTGTGTTGTTGGAGCGACGGCACCCTCCACAGTGTTCCCCCCTGAGGACAAACAAAGAGTTGTCTAAACAGGGAGAGCCCCTCAGAGGGCATCATTTTCAATCTGGAAGTTGAGCTTTCTGAGACTTACCCCATGGTGACAGACATCAGAGGGGTCACATCTGTCCTCTCTGCATACAAGTACAGAATCCCTTTGCTGCACAAAGAGAGAACAAACATTTAGCTTCATATACTGGATGACATTTGGACAGACTGTCAGattaatattttcagtaaaacatgaaagaaacaaattataCAAGAAATTATATTATGTAATAAAACCTGTTCAAATGATACAGCACCACTCGCTGTCATTAGTACCCCTCTttaagtaatttccctgctgggatgaataaagtacttctataaTGTGAAAAAGccttaaaggtgcagtatgtaactttaataagCAATATGTTtgttaatctgtgaaaaaaaaaaaaatcaagctcctctgcttcCCTGTGTGGTCCTtcagccatctgcagaaatgcaccgctcttggtcaaaaacaaccaatcagagccaggaggagggtcttagtgctgtcaataaTGCTGTtcacactctctctctttctgctacgctacagctgGTTTCCCGTCATGAATGCTCAGCGCAGTTAGCATAACCACCAATGACAGagaataaatagtttttctccAACTGTAAGCTGTTTCTCCTCCATAAGCATACTGAGCAGTGTCGCTacaagcttgattgacagcgcaaagaccctcctcttgactctgattggttgtttttggacCAAGAGCGGTGCACTTCTGTAGATGGTGATATTAGCACGAAGAGGAGATGAAGGAGCTAGTTTTTTTTCGCATATtatctgtcacaacatggtaacagttttaacaaatatggagatgtatattgtttataaaagttactgcaACTTTAATATGagtaaaaaaatcttattttgagtacatttattcagtggggaGAAATCCCGCAAtagcaaaaaccaaaaatatggtTATTGGTggcaaaattaaattatataaaaatatcccAATGACTTAAATCATACTTTACTTGATGATGTTATGTAGGAACTTTCAATCTGTAATTtagaacttcctgtttcacagaGGTAGAAATatgaaatgtcacattttctttagtCACACTTTAGAATAAGACATTAAAACATGCCATTTAGACATGGCATGTTGTCTGTTAATTCAGGAActcaaaaaaacccaaaacgaGTCAACTACAGTTTTGAAATTTTGCCCATAGCCACAGTCAGAGCAAGAATTAGATTCAAACTGGAATGGAGAAAATCAAGGCTGGATGGCAATTTAAGCTCATCTTCCCAGTAGAAGGAGATGGAAAATCTCCTAATCTCCTATGTTAGAGAACTCCAGTTTTGGTCCGAGGAGACAAAGACTCAGCTATTCAGCATAAAAACAACTGGAGGGGagtttgaaaaggaaaatatgaacaTGAGTATGGTCTGTACCCGAGGATGACGTAGCAGCTCTTCCACATCTCTTTACCGAGGTACGTGATCCCAGCCCTGTACTGCAGAGAACCTTCTTTGATATTGGAAGGGACACCAGAGGTGGGTGTGCCTCCTTGGGGAGACATGGTCATATCCATTGGGTCCTCCCAGTGAACCAGTGAATAAAGCTGGATAGACACTTCAGATACCTGAGAATAATAATAGACACTTCAGATACCTGAGAATAATCAGCAACAAATGTCATAATGATTGGAAGGTTTGGTTGTCGAAAGCTGCTACAGCACAAATCAGTTGTAACAATATTCTACCTCACAATGACACTCCTGAGAGACAAACTTATTCAAGGCCAGTTTTTCCATGGTGGCATCTGTCAGAACAGCTGGATATGGAGGCTCTCGACAACCGTGGACCATGGCGGACTTCAGCACAGACAGGAACCAGCTAAAAATGAAGGAGAAAGGAGATTGAATGCCAGTGGACAGGCAATCACTCAGTGAGAAGGAAACCAACAGTTTTCCAAGATGAATGTTTGTCAGTGGCAGGAAGTAGGAGACAAGTCAGAAAAGATGAATGGAGAAATGTTTGAGATCTCCCAGATCAGAACCTTCTCTATAGGGTCACACTGATGTTCCAGCAGTTTCAAAATAGTGACCGGATACTTGGTCGTTTCTAAGGTTTATAATCTATCTCTTTTCATGTAAGGGTCACAGTTGGGACGAGATAGTTGAAACGCTGACACAATTGGTTGTGTTCAAGATAAAATGATTCCAAACTTTAGAGAATGCGTAAGTGTTTAGTAGACTGTATTGttctttttatgcttttgtgaCGTATGTAACAGATCTCTCTTGTAAATGAGACATTGACtcaagagatttttttctgtataaataaagGATAATATGTAAAGCAGTGTAATATTAAACTTCTGCAATGGACTACCTGATGAACAGTTGTGAATGTAAGACTTGGTTCACACACCAGCAAAACATCTGGCTTTTATAAGATCTACTGCTAGCAGTGGATAATATTTAGACTGAATTATGTTGGAAGCTTGTCAACGGCCAGAAAAAGCGTCGTAGGGGAGGAGTAGGTCACCATGGGATATCGAATCAAAAGTTTTAGACTGAAATCTTGTTAGATCatcattttacaataaaaaggaGCACTTTgcaagaaatgtataaaaaaaaacaaaagttaatttGACAATTTAGCCAATGGTGTAAATATCTGTCCAAAAAAAGGAACAGAATGAAATTGCATTTGCGACCTCTTTTAATACACAAAGAGAACGTATAAGTcaagaatattaataaaaaccaaTATAAGTGAATTTACACAGTCAGCGAGCCATCAGCTGTATCCAACAGGAACTTCCTTCTTCTGTTGGTGCAAACCAGTGCTATTGTCTGTTGGTCAAGGCCCACCTAATGGGAAAAAATTAGATCTATCttgtttaaaacatattaagTAAATCTCCTGTTTTATCATTGTCAATCATTGCATTAGCAATAACACAAAAGCAATaagtttagaagaaaaatataatataaatgtattgAAATCTATCTAGAAAAAATGAGATAAACTTGTGAGGTGCAGATGACTTACAGAGAGATAGTCGAGCTCATTATAGGAAACAGCATCTTCTACTGTGTAGGGTTTTTCAGCTGCTCCTAACAATAATAGGCAGTTATTAATGTATGCCAAATGAATCGCAAAATATATGATCCATGAAAAAAACTCTGTGCAGCACACAAATTCTAAGGTTTCCCATGACATAGGGCTGGTGTCAGTTTTGGATACCAGAGCCAGAGGTGCTGGCTGATTATGTTATTTACTCACCCTTTCTTAGTAAGTAGATGTAacagtcagtcagcagcagatAAAGAGGCTGCAGGTCCCCCTCCATGTGACCTGTACTCATTCTCAACatctggaaaacacaaaatgaatggCAGAGAAATCCTTAGGGAGTTTTATTTGTCTCTAATGAAGCATTTACTATTGTTAGCATCTCCATGGAGGATTTactgtgatgtttttataatgtgAAGGAAAGCAGACAATTTTTATATACAGAGGTAGTCCTCATGGGCAGATTGTTCTTCCTGCTTTTTGAGAAGACTTAGAAGCAAATGTGGCAAagttagaacattttaaacatggtttctgcaggtttcaccaagtcaaatttaagacttttaaaaaaatctttaagaccaattttaatgaaatttaagacctacaTCTCCACAGAAGAAGTGTGGATGTCATCCAGGAGGTACATTTGAACTTAGCCACGATAGACACATATAAGCTAGCTAGGAAGGGTATTAGCAGGTAATTACTGGTAGCCTCAGTTGTCTCATGAGAGACAACTGAGGCTCTCATGAGAACGCTATGAAgattttgcctgacagaaaagtctagaaaaaaaaatacactgaatatatgaaatgaaataatcCTGTCAAGGCAAAATTGAAGACATATGATTAAAGGCCAACagacttctttttaaaataattttaagacattttaaagcctTACTTTTAGattaatgaatttaagactttaagtGCAGGCACCCTGATTATAGGCACCTCATGGTTGTAAAAGAGCAAACTTTTGTAATTTGTCAGTCTATAAGGAAGAAGTGTAAAAGGCATTGACAAAGTGGGCCTTGCAACATTTCCAAAGAAAGACTGTTTCATAGCCACTTCTAAGAGGACATAACATCAAAACTTTCAActttcttaaagggacagagtgGAATTTTTGTTCtctacacattttatttgtgatgcCAAATCAATCTGTTAATCTAATTGTTGAACAATGAATTGAGACGTGACTCTCTTGAGGTTtagaaaaagtctgaaaaaagaaaagaaagcttcTTCCATCCTCACTCTGAAAAGTTGCTCCTCGTTCTCTCTGAAAACATGGATCATGAGAAGAAGCAGGTGATTGTTGTCCACCCTGCAACGTGGTTGAAGAGGATTAGATTTGCAATGAGAACCAGCACCAGAACAAATATCTGGTCATATCTTGACATCTTACTTGAACTCTGCTGGGTGACAAATCTCAGAAGGACTGAGTTTCTCCTGTTGCTCCGTTTCCTCGGTTACAGATGTTCTGCCTGCTGAATCTCCCTCTACggtctcttcctcttcctcctccttcatgTGGAGCTTCCGTCCTGCTGGCTCTTCTGCTTCTTCCTCATCTTCAAGGCTACCTGAAAGAGTCTGTGACTGGCTTTGCTCTGTAGAGTCATTGTGGCCACCACTTGTGTCAGCAGAGTCTGTACTGTCGGTGGTAATGCAGCATAGGTCCGCAGACACACTAGAGGTCTGCAGGCAGTCTGGTCTGTCGGCCAGAGAGGAGTCAAACGTCTCTTGTGGAGTTGGGTCAGGAGGTTTTCCTTCGGAATCGTTGCGAAAGGGCTGCTGCACCGGAGTCAGGGACCTCTGATCACAGCTTTGATTGTGATCCTGTTCTTCAGGGGGTACCCAGGACCCGTTGAGCCTCTCCATGACATCCCGGAGGGGTTGTCCAACGGTGTCCATGGAGGTGTCTGTCATCTCTGGGAGCCGAAGCAAGCCTTCCACCCCTTCTTCGCCCCCTTCCTCTACAATCGCAGACCCCACTCTGCTCCTGCTTTGCTCTCCTTCACTGTCCAGTAGCGCTACAGTGGAGTTTATCGAGTCAACTTCTTGCAACATGCTGTGGTTCACAATCTCCTCATGTTCAGAGGAGAGCGAGGCatggatgctgctgctggaatcCGTAGATCCCCTGCCACGTCGCTTCTTGGCTGGCTTCTTTCGTTTAGCCATCCTAGGACAGATAATGAAGATGGTAAATTTAGCTTCCCGCATAAGCAAAAGATGCTTCTTAAAGGTAAGACCCTAAAACATTCACTACCTGATGACTTCAAGCTCATTGCCGTTGACCTCGGTCTCATCTTCGGTGGTGTTCCGACAGCTGGCTGCATGAACTGGTGTGACGTCCGCTGAGGTGTTCGTGTCAGAGTCCTCATTGAACGGGTTGTGTCGAGATGTGGGGCTGTTCGGGGAAAGGCGAGCAACCGTTTTCCCCACGGCTGTGCTGGTGACAACTACTGTGTCACTGACGACCGTCTGGGGATCAGAGCCAGTCGACCGTGGGCAGCTGGCCTGGTCGGTCAAGTCACCCTCTATTGTCAAGAGCCGCAAAAAGATAACTGAGTAAATGCAAATGCAGCTGTTGTCCAGGTTTATATCTAAAGAGTAAAGGAAATACACAGACTGCCTCTCCTGCATTGGTGGCAGCAGAATTTATGTCAATTGGCTTGTTGACAAAAGTTACAGTGCCAATGAAAACTTTATTACACTCATTAAAAGAATATTTGAGCTGTGTTGTCttcacaagtttgaatttacaTGGTAAAACATATGCTTATGTGTTGAAAGTTGcagtaaaataacacatttttggaAGCATCAACAAGCTTCCAGCAGAATTTTCAATGGCAGAATTgataatttgtttaaactgGTTGAGTTGTTCGGCACAGAACTCACTTTTAAGCATATTCTGGAAATTTAAAATCTCTGATATAAGGACGCTGATAGAAGCAATCCACTCCAGCATTTATATACTTCAGTGCTTGTATCTCACTGTCAGACATATTAGCTAGTTGTTCTCATACCTATTGCTGTCGACAATTGTTCTCTGTTCGAGTAGTATCACTTAATCAAGCCTTTTCTAACATCCCACActacaaaataagtaataaatgtATGTATGGTTCGTGCTGATAATGTATTGAGTCAGTATCTGTGTCAGCCAATAGTCAAAGCTGCCATATTGGTATTGTATCGGAAAAAGAATAAACTGTATCAAGACACCCCTGCCTCAAACCAACAGCTTGATGTTGGAAACTTTGACAAAACCAGGTATACCAAAAGGcttcaaatctgtttttgaaaataataaaaccagtCCATGCAACATTAAATCTATGGAAGGGCaatttgtttaatatatttaaaagctgGGTCCCTATTGGTAAATCTGTTAGTTTAAAAAAGGTAACATTTCATAATAACGGAGGTTGAATATCCAGCCACAATTTTATCAGAAGCTTGTTGATGGCTCATGAATTATTTGGTTCCTCTGCAACCTACGAAGGGCTGCATAGAAAGCATCCAGCAAGAatacatatgtatattttttttgttttgcatttgagCTTATGTGGACTAGAAAAATCAACTATTTCaaatagttacatttaattattcattaCTGCCAAGTCAAAGAATTTGTTTGTTGTATAGTAATTGCCAACAGAAAAAAGCATTCAGTTGGTAATGCTTTTACCAACCCAGGAGATTTACAATCAAGTCAGGTGTATATAAACTTCTCACCAGCACCGTATTTACAAGGAACTGatttggttttaatttcttttgtgcgtttttgcagtgttgaaaTGCTGACCAACCAAACAAGTATACAGAAATACTGTGCATTTCCTCATTAGCATAGAAATAGCCAGTGTTAGGGCAAAgcaatctatttttttaaagggttaaataaaaacaaaggcacCACACAATATGAGACATATCAGGCAGCGGGTTTCTTTGCAGAGTCACAGGCCCAGGTCAAGCAGTGTTACTGGAGCAGCTACAGCTAAAAGGCAAGGATAGAAACTGACAAATAACTGTTTATTCTCAAGCAATTTGAGAACCTAAAGTGtaatcttaaatatttcaaacaagtCACTTGTAAAActgattggctgattttcaACCAACACTACAGCTTAGCTGAACCTAGGCCAGTGAAAGACATCAACAGGAAGAAGATACACCATAATATGCAACACAGAGAGATACACAGTAAAGAGAGAAGCCTAGAAAGGACAAGGTGAGTACCAGCTGCTTCGGGCTTTCCCACTGCTGTGTCAACAGTTACGCAGAGTAAGCTTGAATGAGACAGTTCTCCAAATAAGCAACACATGCAGAAAATGACAGACAGGTAACCCACCCAGCAATAAATTCCCAAATTAATGATTCACTTTACTGTGCATAAacacagtttgtttcatttttctattttgatttaTGACATTTGAATAAGTATGACTACAAAAGTATGAgataatataaatgtatttctatttattttacccTTGGGTTTCATAGGCATCCCCAAAGGACCGTCTCTCCTCATctaataaaatttgttttaactgaaTGGAACAACTTTTTATCTTGATCTGTtggaaatttgatttatttcatagTCTGTTTGCAATATAGCAATAAAGGGACCATCCAAGTCAAACAACTATGAAAATTGCCAGAGGAGCATAAACAGGTATTGGCGACATTGTATCTTTTaggaaataacataaaaaatatctacCTATGatgatagtaataataataataataacaacaacattttGCAGTGTTGCCAGGGGTGTTTTGGTAACATATATtaactttcttcaaatttagAAGTTTACTTACATTTCCTTTGCATTTGATGGAGTTGCCTTTAAAGGTGGGTCAAATAATCTGGGTATCCTTCCACAAATTTCTCACAATAGTTAACTGAGCTTTGGTGTAACAGACTCAGGTTTGTAGGTCACCTTAGTTGCACATGGATCTATGATCAGGGCTTTGTGATGTCCATTCCTAAACACTGACTTTATCCTTCAGCCACCTTATAACAAATTTCCATTTGGAAGACTTATTTGACCCcaagctttaacttcctggttGACCTCTTGAGATGCCCTCCAATATCTAGTTCTTTCTTCCTGAAGTGTTTCAGTGCATTTCACAGTTGGGATGTTGTTTCATGCTTGCAAGCTCATCCCCTTATCtctccaaatgtaacaatggTTCTTGAATCTTTGTAAAAAGTTAAATTGCACCAGATCACAGGGCACGTTTTTGAAAATTGTAATCTGGCTATTTATGTCGACTCTGTAgttacagatgttttctttctatctttAAGAAGCTTATGccagcatcttcacaaggtTTCATGTTTTGTAATACTGATTAACTTAAACTAGGAACAGTCAGTTGATGCCAAAAAGTAAAGgaataattgtatttatataAAGTTTATGTAAATCTGTTTCAACTGTATCATTAATCCaataaacatcagaaaataatgtgcttctttttctaaatatgaTGAATCACTTAAAAGATATTTCtgtcaaattataaaaaaataataatctgagtTAAAATATAACACGGTTTTAACAAGTGtttgaaaacagattaaatttcTCTGATAAATTAGCtcagatttccttaattttggctGATCAACTGATACTTACACATAAACCCAATAATATCCAATGAGCTATATTTAgagacttttcagacaaaaattgGTACTGCACAACATCGGAATCAGCAGTTCAGGCTTTTTCAAGATTGGTGATCGGCAGGAAAACTACTATTGGTGCACACTTAATTATAACTGAAATGATCACTATGCTACATTATTTTTGCAGCAGTAAGgttgtgtttctttctgtttaaaacaaaagctttcaGAGCTTGTcatgctttattgttttgtctAAATTTAGTGAAGCTGTGGAATTCTTCCACAAAGTAAACAGATCATAATAATCAGATGCTGGCCACTACATAATTGCTTTTGATGTAAACACAGTACATTAAACATACTGCCTTAAATACCACAGAAAACTAAATCTTTCAGGACCAACTGCCaaaaacctttaatttttttgttccatttacTTCATCTTATCAAATTCAGATACATTATCTTGCATCAGTGGCTGTTTTACAGTTCAGGTTCCCAGCATGCATTTAATCCCAAGTTGTGCTCAAACTCATGCTATaaaggagggagagaaaatatGGAATGAGTAAGCAGGAAGGAAGGGTTGACCATTGTCCCACCTTCCCAGTTTGAGCTTGGCAATGACTGCAACACGGGGAACATGTCACCAAAatcataatctaaaaaaaaaagaaaagaaaaggagggaTAACattgaaaattagaaaaagtctgactgaagaaacaaaagacagatGAGTCTGAATAAATGACagagaaacagtaaaataacatGATACATGGAATGTCAAACAACTAAACCAATGAGGGTAAAACAATGAGAAATGGGAACTAAAACAGGGAACTGGCTCAGTGCTTTGTGGGGGCTGAGCGCTGCAATTACCCCAGTGAAGGTATTCTGCCACCATCGGTGAgcatatgaaataaaatacagtcaTGTGAAGAAATGATAGCACAACCCATGACAGCCTGGATGTTTAGCTAACATCTTTTGACATATATTTATCACTAattgtaaaaatacagaaaaaaaatcaactaattaaaaaagaaaaacaaaggaatagtttaaaatttctgccaaatctataaaaaaacatttctggtgatgaataaattaaaacaacccCACATTACTTCTAATTTCAAATGGCTGAAACACTCCTAGTTGTTACATTTGGTGCATATGATTAGAACATTCAaagtcagcattttttttacccTGTTGAATAAACCTTATATTTACTCTTTAAAATGATACGGCATATATAGAAACACCCTAAAATGTCATCAGTGGATGTAGAAGTGAATATCTATACAATGAGAAAGAAAACTTCGTTCtccaagaaaaacatgaaggcCAGACTGGAGTTTCCCAGAAAGAACGTAGACAAAGAGGACGACTTCTGGTACAATGTTCTTTAGACAGATAAACCAAAGGCAGAATTAAATATTGCCAAGTCCTACTttaagcataaaaaacaaaaatgaaaatcagtcTGCATCTCACTGCCAGGTTTTACTATACTAATTTAGGTAAAGACGTATAGTAAGAAACAGGGTGAGTAGACAAAATACAGCATGCTCTACCTTCACTGGAGGGAGCTATGGCGCTGTCGTCCCACTCCAGGTTGGTGGAGGTCAGGGAGGTAAACGAGTGCAGAGACAAGCTGTCCGAGCTGGGGAGCCTTTCCTCGAAGTCCAGCAGGTTGTGTGGTTTGTAGTACTCCGGCATGTATGGAGCTACATCCAGATAGGGCACATCCTAAACCAGGAACAGGCGTCTGACAAGTTAAGGACACAGATGACTGCAGTGTGTGATAATGTTGTGATTAAGCTTATGCTGACCAGCTCCAGATCAAAGCGAATGAACTCCAGGCCGGACACCAGTGTAAGGAACAGCGTAAGGTGGTCGTGACTGCAGACCAACGCATTTCTACAAGTCAAAGATATTATGATTTAAGGCATTTAATGCATATGAAGTGAACAGTAAAAGTCCAAGCAGAAAACTTTAACAGCAGTCACatgcatttcttaaaaatggtaataaaaaaaaaaatcttaacataCTTGAAGTAATACTTCTGTAACAATCCTTGATTCTCTTGGAAGAGGCGCAGATAGCTTTCTAAAGAGCTCTCACTCAACGCCAGGTACAACCATGCTCGACCTGCACAGAACAGTTGAAGCCTTCTTTAATGAATGCATCTGACAGTCTAATAAATgatgtttccttttatttcaaatgcaattcCCTATGCAGTTAATACGTCATACTTCGACCGAGGTTGGTGGCTATGTGCTGCAGCTCGTCTATCTGTCGGACAGCCTCCCTCCTGGTGAAGTGAACCACCAGCACCCAGTAGCCTGACGATATGTCCTGCAGCCTAAAACAATAACACATTCATAAAGGAAATGGCTAACACAAATAGGAAACGTATGTCAGGTTGTTTAAAATATTGCGTAAATAATATCTATCCTCAGGCAGATTGACCTGAGAAGATCAGAGCACCAATTGGGGTTCCTGCAGATTAAAATTTTAGACTTAAGATCGTTTTAATGTCATTATGCTTGTGAAACCAAGCATAAATTTAAGACTTATTAGAAATGTACGAACATAATGCAGCCAAATGGCAATAAATTTGCGCTTACAATGATAGACGCAAAAaggctagctagctagctgggTAGCAAGGGTATGTTAGCAGAGAGTTAGCCTCAACTGTCTCGAGTCACAGAACGCAATAAAGATGTCCGAGTATGACTTAAACTTTTGCCTAACAAAAATTTCCTACAAGAAAATGCAAGTCCAGCCAAGACAAAATGATAAACGCATTAAAGGCCAACTTacttgtttaaaatgaatttaagagaataaggccttaattttagataaatgaaaTTACTACTTTTTAAGGACACCCTGTCATTAgattagaatagaaatatctattttattgtcccacagtggggaaattcagaTGTCCCTCCACCAAGTTACGGTAAGTG
It encodes the following:
- the plekhm2 gene encoding pleckstrin homology domain-containing family M member 2 isoform X5, whose protein sequence is MPEYYKPHNLLDFEERLPSSDSLSLHSFTSLTSTNLEWDDSAIAPSSEDYDFGDMFPVLQSLPSSNWEEGDLTDQASCPRSTGSDPQTVVSDTVVVTSTAVGKTVARLSPNSPTSRHNPFNEDSDTNTSADVTPVHAASCRNTTEDETEVNGNELEVIRMAKRKKPAKKRRGRGSTDSSSSIHASLSSEHEEIVNHSMLQEVDSINSTVALLDSEGEQSRSRVGSAIVEEGGEEGVEGLLRLPEMTDTSMDTVGQPLRDVMERLNGSWVPPEEQDHNQSCDQRSLTPVQQPFRNDSEGKPPDPTPQETFDSSLADRPDCLQTSSVSADLCCITTDSTDSADTSGGHNDSTEQSQSQTLSGSLEDEEEAEEPAGRKLHMKEEEEEETVEGDSAGRTSVTEETEQQEKLSPSEICHPAEFKVDNNHLLLLMIHVFRENEEQLFRMLRMSTGHMEGDLQPLYLLLTDCYIYLLRKGAAEKPYTVEDAVSYNELDYLSVGLDQQTIALVCTNRRRKFLLDTADGSLTVWFLSVLKSAMVHGCREPPYPAVLTDATMEKLALNKFVSQECHCEVSEVSIQLYSLVHWEDPMDMTMSPQGGTPTSGVPSNIKEGSLQYRAGITYLGKEMWKSCYVILGKGILYLYAERTDVTPLMSVTMGGEHCGGCRRSNNTERPHAFQVILTERPPLVLSANNEQDMAEWMQLLCQSVSKGVIPQGVAPTPCIPCCLVVTDKRLLTCHQDCQTSFFRSLGSVDICDVTTVSLESDKEYCVIEFAADRTQFLPPWVLYFSGCEERDRLLNALNKTWKDIFQVDLPHHELLDPLVQKRCGEALELMKSAWQRADSLARGRAQREPWC
- the plekhm2 gene encoding pleckstrin homology domain-containing family M member 2 isoform X2, with amino-acid sequence MDQLKVKDRILENISMSVKKLQSYFAACEDETPAIRNHDRVLQRLCEHLDHALLYGLQDISSGYWVLVVHFTRREAVRQIDELQHIATNLGRSRAWLYLALSESSLESYLRLFQENQGLLQKYYFKNALVCSHDHLTLFLTLVSGLEFIRFDLELDVPYLDVAPYMPEYYKPHNLLDFEERLPSSDSLSLHSFTSLTSTNLEWDDSAIAPSSEDYDFGDMFPVLQSLPSSNWEEGDLTDQASCPRSTGSDPQTVVSDTVVVTSTAVGKTVARLSPNSPTSRHNPFNEDSDTNTSADVTPVHAASCRNTTEDETEVNGNELEVIRMAKRKKPAKKRRGRGSTDSSSSIHASLSSEHEEIVNHSMLQEVDSINSTVALLDSEGEQSRSRVGSAIVEEGGEEGVEGLLRLPEMTDTSMDTVGQPLRDVMERLNGSWVPPEEQDHNQSCDQRSLTPVQQPFRNDSEGKPPDPTPQETFDSSLADRPDCLQTSSVSADLCCITTDSTDSADTSGGHNDSTEQSQSQTLSGSLEDEEEAEEPAGRKLHMKEEEEEETVEGDSAGRTSVTEETEQQEKLSPSEICHPAEFKVDNNHLLLLMIHVFRENEEQLFRMLRMSTGHMEGDLQPLYLLLTDCYIYLLRKAEKPYTVEDAVSYNELDYLSVGLDQQTIALVCTNRRRKFLLDTADGSLTVWFLSVLKSAMVHGCREPPYPAVLTDATMEKLALNKFVSQECHCEVSEVSIQLYSLVHWEDPMDMTMSPQGGTPTSGVPSNIKEGSLQYRAGITYLGKEMWKSCYVILGKGILYLYAERTDVTPLMSVTMGGEHCGGCRRSNNTERPHAFQVILTERPPLVLSANNEQDMAEWMQLLCQSVSKGVIPQGVAPTPCIPCCLVVTDKRLLTCHQDCQTSFFRSLGSVDICDVTTVSLESDKEYCVIEFAADRTQFLPPWVLYFSGCEERDRLLNALNKTWKDIFQVDLPHHELLDPLVQKRCGEALELMKSAWQRADSLARGRAQREPWC